One window from the genome of Kluyveromyces marxianus DMKU3-1042 DNA, complete genome, chromosome 3 encodes:
- the MRPL7 gene encoding mitochondrial 54S ribosomal protein uL5m: MQIIRGFHSSSSASKAACSLVKPVHHLVKIDKQKLSPRFPELKYSKNDIRSPAFKPVATHQDRVREHYYNTLQSDLLLINYQHKGETVRGLKFREWDGSSPYHINREPRKPKGSKAQLPDIKPITWNNIPDIESVVINCYVRDAKENQYLPISAALQLQQITGCKPKALYSRNDVPAWKVRRGTQMGAAVTLKGRPMSQFLSTLTEIVLPRIREYKGISNKSGNRFGGLSFGFTSDEVRFFPEIDANQDLWPVTFGMHININTTAQTDVQARTLVSGFGFPFHGPEKLNQ; the protein is encoded by the coding sequence ATGCAAATTATCCGTGGTTTCCATAGCAGCTCGAGTGCTTCTAAGGCAGCATGTTCATTGGTTAAGCCAGTGCATCATTTAGTCAAAATTGACAAGCAAAAGCTATCGCCTCGTTTTCCTGAATTGAAGTATAGCAAGAATGACATAAGGTCACCAGCTTTTAAGCCTGTTGCTACACATCAAGACCGTGTACGTGAGCACTATTATAACACATTGCAAAGCGATTTACTGTTGATAAATTACCAGCATAAGGGCGAAACCGTACGTGGTTTGAAGTTCAGAGAATGGGATGGTTCTTCTCCATATCACATTAACAGAGAGCCTAGAAAGCCTAAGGGTTCAAAAGCACAGCTTCCTGATATAAAGCCTATCACCTGGAACAACATTCCAGATATTGAATCTGTTGTGATCAACTGTTATGTCAGAGACGCAAAGGAAAACCAATACCTTCCAATATCTGCCGCATTGCAATTGCAACAGATAACAGGGTGTAAACCAAAGGCCTTATATTCTAGAAACGATGTTCCAGCATGGAAAGTGAGAAGAGGTACTCAAATGGGTGCTGCCGTCACTCTAAAGGGACGTCCAATGTCACAATTCTTGTCCACATTGACTGAAATTGTTTTGCCAAGAATCAGAGAATATAAAGGTATCTCAAACAAATCTGGTAACAGATTCGGTGGCTTATCATTTGGTTTCACTAGTGATGAAGTTAGATTCTTCCCGGAAATTGACGCAAACCAAGATTTATGGCCTGTTACTTTCGGTATGCACATTAATATCAACACTACCGCCCAAACAGATGTCCAAGCAAGAACTCTAGTAAGTGGGTTTGGTTTCCCATTCCATGGCCCAGAAAAATTAAACCAATAA
- the GLE1 gene encoding nucleoporin GLE1, translating into MRFSFDELYEDVVSKNDTAFAPHEETEETEAEEEYTFIGDPADGIQLKLPKYQNVIDDIDGNKSDLANAGSLDDIVEPAIAMMLSSLNLMLERNTVPHLGSVSSAKMDSYKATHPITGSKDVVDEVSSSHVQLVNNSLETVWNDTINSVAATNQSLYKSIKERKKREAEEKKRKELEAKQKAEAEEKRKRELEIKQREQQELERKKQEEKLKREQEEKKAAALKLQKEKQEQEQNKLKQVKERTNFEEIESMFLKYKGMIQTIKSEIVEPVKKDATLKKTLAQHKRKINPKFGQLTNSTQQLSAITNELTSLVDQTKANPLAYKWILNFISKAIVSQAESEARVKPESALPLGKLAINLLAKYPELKELLLARFIKKCPFIIGYSCNIDTEEGRSRMGWKRQSNNKWEEDTSYDERMGGMVTLFAVITRLPLPPEYIQTQQHPFPISWSWRMLARIANTPKQLLTNTHFVALACWWEAAARELSYAYNKQAFKLLEAVSADLTALVADMKFVGAARLRIINEEWHSTNNLVSFPEMTA; encoded by the coding sequence ATGAGGTTCTCGTTTGATGAATTGTATGAAGATGTTGTAAGTAAAAATGATACGGCCTTTGCGCCGcatgaagaaacagaagaaacagaagcaGAGGAAGAGTATACTTTTATTGGTGATCCAGCGGACGGAATCCAACTTAAGTTACCTAAATATCAAAATGTGATAGACGATATAGATGGAAACAAGTCTGATTTGGCTAATGCTGGAAGTTTAGATGACATCGTGGAACCGGCAATAGCGATGATGCTCTCTTCATTGAATTTAATGTTAGAGAGGAACACTGTTCCTCATCTGGGCTCTGTGAGCTCTGCTAAGATGGATTCATATAAGGCGACACATCCAATTACAGGTTCCAAAGATGTTGTGGATGAAGTGAGTAGCAGTCATGTGCAATTGGTCAATAACTCATTGGAAACTGTTTGGAACGATACTATAAACTCTGTTGCAGCTACCAATCAGTCACTATATAAAAGCATCAAGGAGCGAAAGAAGCGGGAGgcagaagagaagaaacgaaaagagCTTGAAGCTAAACAAAAAGCCGAGGCAGAAGAGAAGCGTAAACGTGAATTAGAAATAAAACAACGTGAACAACAAGAGCTCGAACGtaagaaacaagaagaaaagttaaaGAGGGAGCaggaggaaaagaaggcagCTGCGTTGAAGCtacagaaagaaaagcaagAACAGGAACAGAATAAACTGAAACAAGTCAAAGAACGTACCAACTTCGAAGAAATTGAGTCTATGTTCCTCAAGTATAAAGGCATGATTCAAACGATTAAATCAGAAATTGTGGAACCTGTGAAGAAAGATGCTACTTTGAAAAAGACTTTAGCTCAGCATAAGAGAAAAATCAATCCAAAGTTTGGCCAATTGACTAACAGTACGCAACAACTCTCAGCAATAACAAACGAGCTGACATCACTAGTCGACCAAACTAAAGCCAACCCATTGGCTTACAAATGGATCcttaatttcatttctaaAGCCATTGTATCACAAGCTGAATCTGAAGCTAGGGTTAAACCAGAGAGTGCTTTACCATTAGGGAAACTGGCTATTAACCTTCTTGCCAAATATCCTGAACTAAAAGAGCTACTACTGGCTAGATTTATCAAAAAATGCCCATTCATTATTGGATATTCATGTAACATAGACACCGAGGAGGGAAGATCCAGAATGGGATGGAAACGTCAAAGCAACAATAAGTGGGAAGAAGACACATCGTATGATGAGAGAATGGGTGGTATGGTAACACTATTTGCTGTTATAACTAGACTCCCATTGCCTCCAGAATACATACAAACCCAACAACACCCATTCCCCATCTCGTGGTCATGGAGAATGCTTGCAAGAATCGCTAACACACCTAAACAACTACTCACAAATACTCATTTTGTCGCTCTTGCGTGCTGGTGGGAAGCTGCAGCTCGTGAACTCTCATATGCATATAATAAGCAAGCTTTCAAACTACTTGAAGCCGTCTCTGCAGACTTGACAGCTCTTGTAGCGGACATGAAATTTGTTGGAGCAGCCAGACTACGAATTATAAACGAGGAATGGCACTCCACTAATAATCTTGTCTCATTCCCCGAAATGACAGCATAA
- the FMN1 gene encoding riboflavin kinase produces MPEMTRKCDVPIPEAPEAPYPITTTYVDVIAGFGRGSSELGIPTANVPINDLPSIIQTLDTGVYFGWCRLKPMPGSEPKSEQRPDGRQVNYNNGTSLSDTDLTVLPVVLSLGWNPFYQNKNKTVELHIIHEFATDFYGAQVKFNILGYIRPELDYTSKEALIADIHRDIDITKEKLQLPGYQKFKDI; encoded by the coding sequence ATGCCAGAGATGACGAGAAAGTGTGACGTTCCAATCCCAGAAGCTCCAGAAGCTCCCTACCCAATTACCACTACGTACGTGGATGTCATTGCTGGTTTTGGTCGTGGATCTTCTGAACTGGGAATTCCAACAGCTAATGTTCCGATAAATGATTTGCCCAGCATCATTCAAACCCTCGACACCGGCGTGTACTTTGGTTGGTGTAGACTAAAACCCATGCCCGGTAGTGAACCTAAATCTGAACAGAGGCCGGATGGAAGGCAAGTCAACTACAATAACGGTACATCATTATCAGACACTGATTTGACCGTGCTTCCAGTTGTACTCTCTCTTGGATGGAACCCATTctaccaaaacaaaaataaaacagtCGAACTACACATTATCCATGAATTTGCAACCGACTTTTACGGTGCTCAGGTTAAATTTAATATCTTGGGTTACATAAGACCAGAACTCGATTACACATCCAAAGAAGCCTTAATTGCAGATATTCACAGAGATATAGACATaacgaaagaaaagttaCAGTTGCCAGGATAtcaaaagttcaaagaTATCTAG
- the YCX1 gene encoding Ycx1p, with the protein MAKQKMSLIRRKLLVASFYSIWIILIGSAHVWPVLKAAVLSPLSLLACFITLGIITSDYLTPNLAVISQEILFISDRVSGMTLMALGNALPDITSTYKAMKRDATTLAIGESFGAIFFLLTVVIGSMLMVRNIQLSKRSEYTQGNFELDPDNIDAWDTIYYNRNQFLRDLFMFAFLIIMNISFLRDGQIAFWECLVMCISYCLYAAYLIVSIQRPDVSNRDENVPNITVTGPQIHEEDNMERFLKTVQDRRNYLRKKIRMYLRRRYKGCANLKLNDTLDLWENSTIFEHEVDQALSRATSPIARPLARSNSETNFQHLQSIPQLSLNGHAAAMCTNGGTSIKDPNESKSDNSFSIVAPKPINTSRQMDLESQSIDSDDNFLQPGRMEAFRSISVDNLRMLSEQSSMLDEISELDFELNHGISAEPEDRWDSKLRIVKYLTDGGFTTSTFELLVILVTTPIIFLLTFIIPLHYPSQSGNQFFRIAYYTQCAFSPFISYLLVQREFNLWLFGLGMLAGAILVSFYMAGKLHIKAKYISIFGFILSLSSISFIVGTVIDILTNWVEIFDVSEAILGLTVFAWGNSIGDLVSNIAFTKIGVLEIALGSCFGSPLLYFLFGVGIDGLLVILQRNDSSEIKIWNRYIEFEVNDRLIVSCIGIVLAFGIFIFIVPLNRWKLDKKIGGLLLLLYVSVTGINIKLELTM; encoded by the coding sequence ATGGCTAAACAGAAGATGAGTTTGATACGAAGGAAGTTGCTGGTGGCCAGTTTTTATTCTATATGGATTATATTGATAGGTTCTGCCCATGTGTGGCCAGTTTTAAAAGCCGCCGTGCTCTCACCCTTAAGTTTACTGGCGTGCTTTATTACTTTAGGGATTATTACTTCGGACTATTTAACACCAAATTTAGCCGTAATATCACAAGAAATATTATTCATTTCAGATAGAGTATCGGGAATGACGTTAATGGCATTAGGAAATGCTCTACCGGACATTACTAGTACGTACAAAGCAATGAAAAGAGACGCTACGACACTTGCTATTGGAGAATCATTCGGGgccattttcttcttattaACAGTCGTTATAGGGTCTATGCTGATGGTACGAAATATTCAGTTGTCAAAGCGCTCTGAATATACACAAGGCAATTTTGAGCTTGATCCTGATAACATAGATGCGTGGGACACAATCTACTACAATAGAAATCAGTTTCTGCGAGACCTTTTTATGTTTGCATTTTTGATAATCATGAATATCTCCTTCTTGAGAGATGGACAAATTGCCTTTTGGGAGTGTTTGGTTATGTGCATCAGCTACTGCCTGTATGCAGCGTACCTTATTGTTTCCATCCAAAGACCCGATGTTTCTAATCGTGACGAAAACGTACCGAATATCACTGTAACTGGTCCGCAAATACATGAGGAGGATAATATGGAAAGATTCTTGAAAACTGTTCAAGACCGCCGAAATTATCtaagaaagaagatcaGAATGTATTTAAGGAGAAGGTATAAAGGATGTGCTAATTTGAAACTTAATGATACACTTGATTTATGGGAAAATAGTACTATTTTTGAGCATGAAGTCGATCAAGCTTTAAGTAGAGCAACATCTCCAATAGCAAGACCCCTGGCCCGTTCTAATTCAGAAACAAATTTTCAGCACTTACAGAGTATACCTCAGTTATCTCTCAACGGACATGCTGCTGCAATGTGTACAAATGGGGGAACTTCAATAAAGGATCCTAACGAATCTAAATCTGACAATTCTTTCTCAATAGTGGCACCAAAACCTATAAACACAAGCCGCCAGATGGATTTAGAGTCACAGTCCATTGACAGTGATGACAATTTCTTACAACCAGGGAGAATGGAAGCTTTTAGATCCATCAGTGTAGATAATTTAAGAATGCTTTCCGAACAGTCTAGTATGTTAGATGAAATAAGTGAATTGGACTTTGAACTTAATCATGGTATTTCAGCTGAGCCGGAAGATCGCTGGGACTCCAAGTTAAGAATAGTGAAATATCTTACAGATGGGGGATTCACCACTTCAACATTTGAGCTTTTAGTCATCCTAGTAACCACACCGATTATATTCCTTCTGACGTTTATTATACCATTGCATTATCCCTCACAATCTGGAAACCAGTTCTTCAGAATTGCCTACTACACTCAATGTGCCTTTTCACCATTTATCTCCTATTTGTTGGTACAGCGTGAGTTTAACTTGTGGCTTTTTGGACTGGGGATGCTTGCTGGCGCGATTTTGGTTTCATTTTACATGGCAGGAAAACTTCACATTAAGGCCAAATATATATCCATATTCGGTTTCATTCTTTCTCTATCATCTATCTCCTTTATTGTAGGAACAGTCATAGATATTTTAACTAACTGGGTTGAGATATTTGATGTATCGGAAGCAATATTAGGACTTACCGTCTTTGCATGGGGTAACTCTATTGGTGATTTAGTTTCCAATATAGCTTTCACCAAAATTGGTGTTCTTGAGATTGCATTAGGTTCGTGTTTCGGAAGTCCTTTATTGTACTTCCTCTTTGGAGTTGGTATAGATGGACTGTTAGTTATTCTTCAACGAAATGATTCATcggaaatcaaaatatggaATCGATACATAGAGTTTGAAGTTAATGACAGACTCATTGTAAGCTGTATTGGAATTGTATTGGCATTCGgaattttcatttttatcGTTCCTTTAAACCGTTGGAAACTTGATAAGAAAATCGGAGGACTGTTACTCTTGCTCTATGTGTCTGTAACGGGAATAAATATCAAGTTAGAGCTCACCATGTAA
- the PRP42 gene encoding mRNA splicing protein PRP42, with protein sequence MDDETSLIGDSKLSELSILVCKFPKNLCYWENLLNHLLTKAQPISKSIDKDLLQLIRSTYQSLLWQFPFLENYHIEYGLLEFKLGNFEKFHAIFENGLQYFNNRSLLIWVEYLRICNKLISNNKHLFQKYAFAESYIGLHFFAGEFWSMYLDEIKLRCKTPQHYIRTLRKVIEIPMYEYAKFHNMWLQAIDDIRDLSQFRYFAEDEDLWKKLKIDTTLQGRKGPHLQAAKKSLRKISKELFLVVHYEVMEIYELFESKIQKRYYISAEELIPRQELDTWMRYFEYVKNKKIPDLIHIQFQRAVLPLAHYDIIWLQYARFLVDDLNDLTAAKNILLQGLSFAHKRSKIISMLSGLLIRLGNISELHQLYEDLLKAFSNDLSYCDDFEIFVDYIQYNLFLSSSSSKSRYSGTADNIELSDSLKDTIIKRVDVEKDHDRQYVLLNLVNQMYTRFPTALVEEKIYQHIIERRLEQYKTNPKFWYSYCYLIWFDNNLSYSRRRKQILHDIIPKAVNGGEIVISELQKFLSNYLPDDLESFTQKYLPGTNTQ encoded by the coding sequence ATGGATGATGAAACTAGTTTGATTGGTGATTCAAAGCTATCAGAATTAAGCATTCTAGTATGCAAATTCCCAAAGAATTTGTGTTATTGGGAGAATCTTCTAAATCACTTGTTAACCAAAGCCCAACcaatatcaaaatcaataGATAAAGACTTGTTACAGCTAATAAGGTCTACATACCAATCTCTACTATGGCAATTCCCCTTTCTAGAGAATTATCACATTGAGTATGGTTTACTAGAGTTCAAACTGGGCAATTTTGAGAAATTCCATGCGATATTCGAAAACGGACTCCAATACTTTAACAACAGATCTTTACTAATATGGGTCGAATATTTGAGGATATGCAATAAgctaatatcaaataataaaCATCTCTTCCAAAAGTATGCTTTTGCAGAATCGTATATTGGATTACACTTTTTTGCTGGTGAATTTTGGAGTATGTACCTTGATGAGATAAAACTACGATGCAAAACACCTCAACATTACATTAGAACACTTAGAAAAGTCATAGAGATACCAATGTACGAGTATGCTAAGTTTCACAATATGTGGCTCCAAGCTATTGATGATATAAGGGACCTTTCTCAATTTAGATATTTTGCagaggatgaagatttGTGGAAAAAGCTCAAAATAGACACAACACTACAGGGTCGTAAAGGTCCGCATTTACAAGCGGCAAAAAAATCACTCCGAAAAATATCTAAAGAACTCTTCCTTGTGGTACACTATGAAGTAATGGAAATTTACGAACTTTTTGAAAGTaaaattcagaaaagatattatatttcagcagaagaattgaTACCCCGTCAAGAACTAGACACATGGATGAGATACTTCGAGTACgtcaagaacaagaaaataccTGATTTAATTCACATTCAATTTCAGCGTGCAGTACTACCTTTAGCGCATTATGATATAATATGGCTGCAATATGCAAGATTTTTGGTAGACGATTTGAATGATTTGACAGCGGCAAAAAACATTCTGTTACAGGGACTTTCTTTCGCACATAAACGTTCGAAAATTATATCTATGCTTTCTGGCCTTCTCATCAGACTTGGAAATATTTCAGAACTTCATCAGCTATATGAAGATCTTCTAAAAGCATTTTCAAACGACTTGTCGTATTGCGACGATTTTGAGATATTTGTTGACTATATTCAGTACAATTTGTTCTTAAGTTCATCCTCTTCAAAAAGTAGATATAGCGGTACGGCAGATAATATTGAACTCTCTGACTCCTTAAAAGACACTATCATTAAAAGGGTCGATGTGGAAAAAGATCATGATAGGCAATATGTTCTCTTGAATCTCGTGAACCAAATGTATACACGTTTTCCAACTGCATTagtggaagaaaaaatttATCAGCATATTATAGAAAGAAGACTAGAACAGTACAAAACGAATCCTAAATTTTGGTACTCTTATTGTTATCTGATTTGGTTTGATAACAACTTATCTTATTCGAGAAGGAGAAAGCAGATCCTTCACGATATTATTCCTAAAGCTGTAAACGGCGGTGAAATTGTCATCAGTgaacttcaaaaattcCTGTCAAATTATTTACCTGACGATCTAGAATCGTTTACACAAAAATACCTACCTGGAACAAATACACAATAG
- the HEM3 gene encoding hydroxymethylbilane synthase, which translates to MGEKRIIRIAGRRSKLAVIQSEQIKALIESKFPDVECPVLAVHTLGDHVQSKPLYSFGGKAVWTKELEDLLYKEDDTRIDLIVHSLKDMPTLLPDGFELGCITKRIDPTDALVMPIGSPYKNLSELPDGSVVGTSSVRRSAQLKRRFPNLKFESIRGNVQTRLTKLDDPETPFKCIVLASAGLIRTGLESRITERFDSDTMCYAVGQGALGIEIRKGDEEMKKILDEICDIPTTICCLAERSLLRTLEGGCSVPIGVVSNFDESKRLLTLKGIVINVEGTEWIEAEHSVTISDEREDSINCGKALAELLLEKGAQKILDSINLDKIA; encoded by the coding sequence ATGGGAGAGAAGCGTATAATTCGTATTGCAGGCAGACGTTCAAAGTTGGCTGTTATTCAGTCTGAGCAAATCAAGGCCTTGATAGAAAGTAAGTTTCCGGATGTCGAGTGCCCAGTGTTAGCAGTTCACACGTTGGGTGATCATGTTCAATCTAAGCCACTCTATTCGTTTGGTGGTAAGGCGGTGTGGACAAAAGAGCTAGAAGATCTTTTGTACAAGGAAGATGATACTCGTATTGACTTGATAGTCCACTCTTTGAAAGACATGCctactcttcttcctgaCGGCTTCGAATTGGGTTGTATCACTAAAAGAATCGATCCTACTGATGCATTGGTTATGCCTATTGGTTCTCCATATAAAAACTTATCCGAATTGCCAGATGGTTCGGTTGTTGGTACTTCTTCTGTTAGAAGATCCGCTCaattaaaaagaagattccCAAACCTTAAGTTTGAAAGCATCAGAGGTAACGTTCAGACCAGACTGACAAAGCTGGATGATCCGGAAACACCTTTCAAATGTATTGTCTTGGCCAGTGCAGGTTTGATAAGAACTGGTCTCGAATCTAGAATTACTGAACGCTTTGATTCTGATACTATGTGCTACGCTGTTGGACAAGGTGCTTTGGGTATCGAGATCAGGAAAGgagatgaagaaatgaagaaaatttTAGATGAAATATGTGATATTCCAACAACCATTTGCTGTTTAGCTGAACGTTCGCTTCTAAGGACTTTGGAAGGAGGCTGTTCTGTTCCTATTGGTGTTGTGTCCAACTTTGATGAATCCAAAAGATTATTGACTTTGAAGGGTATTGTCATTAACGTTGAAGGTACTGAATGGATAGAAGCTGAACATAGCGTTACAATCTCAGACGAAAGAGAAGATAGTATAAACTGCGGTAAGGCTTTAGCTGAACTACTTCTCGAAAAGGGCGCCCAAAAGATTTTGGACTCGATCAATCTTGATAAAATCGCTTGA
- the LYS4 gene encoding homoaconitate hydratase LYS4, translating into MLRVKKVSALPLPCSMLRSFSTSRALYAGQNLTEKIVQMHAVGLPENKKVVSGDYVSIQPAHCMSHDNSWPVALKFMGLGASSIKNPRQIVNTLDHDVQNTSEKNLTKYKNIENFAKKHGIDFYPAGRGIGHQIMIEEGYAFPLTMTVASDSHSNTYGGVGALGTPIVRTDAAAIWATGQTWWQIPPVAQVELKGQLPEGISGKDIIVALCGVFNQDQVLNHAIEFTGDSLEKIPIDYRLTIANMTTEWGALSGLFPVDNVLINFYRNRLSKVGPNHPRINESRIGELERKADELKADPDAKYAKKLVIDLSTLTHYVSGPNSVKISSTVQDLSNQNIKVNKAYLVSCTNSRLSDLESAAKVVCPTGDINQVNKVADGVEFYIAAASSEVEADARASGAWEKLLKAGCIPLPAGCGPCIGLGTGLLKEGEVGISATNRNFKGRMGSKDALAYLASPAVVAASAILGKIASPSEVLASNADPKYTGVVASVEDAKESAGSSSTSTNEETEAKGAIEILEGFPSEISGELVLCDADNINTDGIYPGKYTYQDDVPRETMAKVCMENYDPEFQTKTKPGDILISGFNFGTGSSREQAATAILAKGINLVVSGSFGNIFSRNSINNALLTLEIPALINMLREKYHDKPKELTRRTGWFLKWDVSQAKVVVTEGSPDGPIVLEQKVGELGKNLQEIIVKGGLEGWVKSQL; encoded by the coding sequence ATGCTCAGGGTGAAAAAGGTGTCAGCGCTACCGTTACCGTGCTCGATGTTGCGTAGCTTTAGCACGTCACGTGCTCTATATGCAGGACAGAATCTAACTGAGAAGATCGTGCAGATGCACGCTGTGGGTCTCCCTGAGAACAAGAAGGTTGTGTCTGGAGACTACGTGTCGATCCAACCGGCACACTGTATGTCTCACGACAATTCGTGGCCCGTTGCCCTAAAATTCATGGGTTTAGGAGCATCAAGCATCAAGAACCCAAGACAAATCGTCAACACTTTGGACCATGACGTACAGAACACTTCGGAAAAGAACTTGACCAAGTACAAGAACATTGAGAACTTTGCCAAGAAACACGGCATCGATTTCTACCCCGCAGGTCGTGGTATCGGTCATCAAATTATGATTGAAGAAGGTTACGCTTTCCCGCTAACCATGACCGTGGCTTCGGATTCACATTCCAACACGTACGGTGGTGTTGGTGCTTTGGGTACTCCCATCGTGCGTACGGATGCTGCTGCCATTTGGGCCACTGGTCAAACTTGGTGGCAGATTCCTCCCGTGGCCCAGGTTGAATTGAAGGGCCAACTACCAGAAGGCATCTCGGGTAAAGATATCATCGTTGCACTATGTGGTGTTTTCAACCAAGACCAAGTGTTGAACCACGCCATCGAATTCACAGGAGACTCTCTAGAAAAAATACCTATCGATTATAGACTAACGATTGCCAACATGACCACTGAGTGGGGTGCTCTTTCCGGGTTGTTCCCAGTTGACAACGTTCTGATCAACTTCTACCGTAATAGGTTGTCTAAGGTTGGTCCAAATCACCCAAGAATCAACGAATCCAGAATTGGTGAACTTGAGCGTAAAGCCGATGAGTTGAAGGCAGATCCAGATGCCAAATATGCCAAGAAACTAGTCATCGACTTGTCAACATTAACTCATTACGTTAGTGGACCGAACTCCGTTAAGATCAGCTCCACTGTACAAGATCTttcaaaccaaaatatTAAGGTTAACAAGGCTTACCTTGTCTCATGTACTAACTCAAGATTAAGTGACTTAGAAAGTGCCGCAAAGGTTGTTTGTCCTACCGGCGATATAAACCAAGTTAACAAGGTTGCTGATGGTGTCGAATTCTACATCGCTGCAGCTTCCTCCGAAGTGGAAGCAGATGCAAGAGCATCTGGTGCATGGGAAAAGCTACTAAAAGCAGGATGTATCCCATTACCTGCAGGTTGTGGTCCTTGTATTGGTCTTGGTACCGGtcttttgaaagaaggTGAAGTCGGTATCTCTGCCACGAATAGAAACTTTAAGGGTAGAATGGGGTCGAAAGACGCTTTGGCATACTTGGCATCACCAGCTGTCGTTGCTGCTTCAGCAATCTTAGGTAAGATTGCATCTCCATCCGAAGTATTAGCATCCAATGCAGACCCTAAATATACCGGCGTTGTGGCCAGTGTTGAAGACGCCAAGGAATCTGCGGGTTCCTCTTCTACCAGTACCAACGAAGAGACTGAGGCCAAGGGCGCGATTGAAATCTTGGAAGGCTTCCCTAGCGAGATCTCTGGTGAACTCGTTCTTTGTGATGCAGACAACATCAACACTGATGGTATCTACCCCGGTAAATATACCTACCAAGATGACGTGCCGCGCGAAACTATGGCTAAGGTTTGTATGGAAAACTATGATCCTGAATTCCAAACCAAGACTAAACCTGGTGATATTTTAATCTCAGGGTTCAATTTCGGTACCGGCTCTTCGCGTGAACAGGCCGCTACCGCTATCCTTGCCAAGGGCATCAACTTGGTGGTTTCGGGCTCCTTCGGTAACATTTTCTCGAGAAACTCCATTAATAATGCATTACTTACTCTAGAGATACCTGCCCTAATTAACATGCTCagagaaaaatatcatGACAAACCGAAAGAGCTAACACGTAGAACCGGATGGTTCTTGAAATGGGATGTCTCACAAGCTAAGGTTGTTGTGACAGAGGGTTCTCCAGACGGACCAATTGTTCTCGAACAAAAAGTCGGTGAACTTGGTAAAAACCTACAAGAAATCATCGTCAAGGGTGGTCTAGAAGGATGGGTGAAATCTCAGCTATGA
- the RTN1 gene encoding Rtn1p: MSSEVKASKNCKECDILLWKNPVETGKIFGGALIALLIVKKVDLVSLFLKLLYTVLFASASVEFLSKLVLNKGLVTTYGLKECPNVAGTIKPYVDEALKQLPVYQAKFRQLLFASSPQRSFKAAGVVYASQKLISLMSLWTIALIATIGTFTVPIIYQTYQKEIDQAVDQAVTVTKAKSAEYQKLVQEKATPYVKQLDEKLAPVTGFVKSKIPQSRTTPESTTAKLAAEVPLEPTPSASATTSGASFPSVPKTDLKQSVQEVSDKIDDISADSLKQEIENHKATPAI; encoded by the coding sequence ATGTCGTCTGAAGTTAAAGCCTCTAAGAACTGCAAGGAATGCGATATTCTATTGTGGAAGAACCCAGTTGAAACGGGTAAAATTTTCGGTGGAGCGCTCATTGCGTTGTTAATCGTGAAGAAGGTTGACTTGGtgtctttgttcttgaagctTTTGTACACTGTGTTGTTCGCCAGTGCCTCAGTTGAATTTTTGAGCAAATTAGTCTTGAATAAGGGTTTGGTGACCACTTATGGGTTGAAGGAGTGTCCTAATGTGGCTGGTACTATCAAGCCATACGTTGACGAGGCTTTGAAGCAATTGCCAGTTTACCAAGCTAAGTTCAGACAATTGTTGTTTGCCTCTTCTCCACAACGTTCGTTCAAGGCTGCCGGTGTGGTTTACGCTTCCCAAAAGTTGATCTCTTTGATGTCCCTATGGACCATCGCTTTGATCGCTACCATCGGTACCTTCACTGTCCCAATCATCTACCAAACCTACCAAAAGGAAATCGACCAAGCCGTTGACCAAGCCGTCACTGTTACCAAGGCCAAGTCTGCCGAATACCAAAAGTTGGTCCAAGAAAAGGCTACTCCATACGTTAAGCAATTGGATGAGAAGTTGGCCCCAGTTACCGGGTTTGTCAAATCCAAGATCCCACAATCAAGAACTACTCCAGAATCTACCACTGCTAAGTTGGCTGCTGAAGTTCCTCTAGAACCAACTCCATCCGCTTCCGCTACTACTTCCGGTGCTTCCTTCCCATCTGTCCCAAAGACTGACCTAAAGCAATCCGTACAAGAAGTTAGTGACAAGATTGACGATATCTCTGCTGACTCACTAAAgcaagaaattgaaaaccaCAAGGCTACTCCTGCCATTTAA